The Flavobacterium commune genome contains a region encoding:
- a CDS encoding tetratricopeptide repeat protein, producing the protein MATYNKRGYKAPKEKEVKETVEEVVIDEKNSTTAEVFSKLDETASRTEDWVAKNQKIIIGVVGAIALLTVGYVAYQKFIAEPKEEEAASEMFVAQQNFQQASSGVASDSLYKLALNGSEGKFGFIKIADEYSGTSAGNLANYCAGIAYLNTGKFAEAIEYLGKFKSDDVVLSALAKGAIGDAYAEKNQPKEALENYIKAFESNKNDFTTPRFLLKAGKTALELGNKEDALKYFTDIKDNYENAPEAASVDALIGLSQ; encoded by the coding sequence ATGGCTACGTACAATAAAAGAGGATATAAAGCACCAAAAGAGAAAGAAGTTAAAGAGACAGTTGAAGAAGTTGTAATCGACGAAAAAAACAGCACAACGGCTGAGGTTTTTTCTAAATTAGATGAAACTGCATCAAGAACAGAAGACTGGGTAGCTAAAAACCAAAAAATCATTATTGGTGTAGTAGGAGCTATTGCTTTATTAACAGTAGGATATGTAGCTTATCAAAAATTTATTGCTGAACCAAAAGAAGAGGAAGCGGCTAGCGAAATGTTTGTGGCGCAACAAAATTTTCAACAGGCCAGTAGCGGTGTTGCAAGTGATTCATTGTACAAATTGGCATTAAACGGTTCTGAAGGTAAATTTGGTTTTATTAAAATAGCTGACGAATATTCAGGAACTTCAGCTGGAAATTTAGCGAATTATTGTGCTGGTATTGCTTATTTGAATACAGGTAAATTTGCAGAGGCTATTGAGTATTTAGGGAAATTCAAATCGGATGATGTTGTTTTGAGTGCTTTGGCAAAAGGAGCAATCGGTGACGCTTATGCAGAGAAAAATCAGCCAAAAGAAGCTTTAGAAAATTATATAAAAGCATTTGAATCTAATAAAAATGATTTTACAACGCCACGTTTCTTGTTGAAAGCCGGAAAAACAGCTTTGGAATTAGGAAACAAAGAAGACGCTTTGAAGTATTTTACAGATATTAAAGATAATTATGAGAATGCACCTGAAGCTGCTTCAGTTGATGCTTTGATAGGTTTATCTCAATAA
- the ribH gene encoding 6,7-dimethyl-8-ribityllumazine synthase: MATINKNLSVYDKSTLPSAKDFRFGVVVSEWNDTITEGLYKGAEDAFLDNEVPAANIIRWNVPGSFELIYGAKKMLQTQKVDAVIAIGCVIQGQTKHFDFVCEGVTQGIKDLNVQTDIPVIFCVLTDNTMQQSIDRSGGIHGNKGTEAAIAAIKMAYIRQQASLTHDYVPQNLLTSGAIQLDEGTPLELKE, encoded by the coding sequence ATGGCAACGATTAATAAAAATTTATCAGTTTACGATAAGAGTACACTTCCAAGTGCGAAAGATTTTCGTTTTGGAGTTGTAGTTTCAGAGTGGAATGACACTATAACAGAAGGTTTGTACAAAGGAGCGGAAGACGCTTTTTTAGACAATGAAGTTCCGGCAGCAAATATTATCCGATGGAATGTTCCGGGAAGTTTTGAGTTGATTTACGGAGCTAAAAAAATGTTGCAAACTCAAAAAGTGGATGCTGTAATTGCGATAGGTTGTGTGATTCAGGGACAAACCAAGCATTTTGATTTTGTTTGCGAAGGTGTAACACAAGGAATTAAGGATCTGAATGTGCAAACCGATATTCCGGTAATTTTTTGTGTGTTGACCGATAATACGATGCAGCAATCCATTGACAGAAGTGGAGGAATTCACGGAAATAAAGGAACTGAAGCGGCGATTGCAGCAATAAAAATGGCATACATCCGTCAGCAGGCTTCATTGACTCATGATTATGTACCGCAAAATTTGTTGACTTCGGGAGCAATTCAGCTCGATGAAGGGACACCTTTAGAATTAAAAGAGTAA
- the mutL gene encoding DNA mismatch repair endonuclease MutL, with the protein MSSIIQLLPDHVANQIAAGEVVQRPASVVKELLENAVDANATDIKLIIKDAGKSLVQVIDNGKGMNVTDARLCFERHATSKIRHAEDLFSLHTKGFRGEALASIAAIAHVEMKTKQDQEELGTQIVIEGSKFVSQESAVLPKGTSFAVKNLFFNIPARRNFLKSDTVEYRHIIDEFQRVALAHSNIHFTFYHNGSEMYNLPISTLRQRVVNVFSGKTNEKLVPVQEDTEIVTVQGFVSKPEFAKKNRGEQFFFVNDRFIKSGYLHHAVMAAYDGILKDGTQPSYFLYLTVPANSIDINIHPTKTEIKFDDESALYAILRASIKHSLGQFNVAPVLDFERDANLDTPYHYKDMEGAMPTIQVDSTFNPFSDDKVNKHYAGSNLSSASTSAYKKPAATASWESLYVGLKQEPEFTTETESTEFSFESEEVTGSLFNDEEVEHAVQNVYQIHKKYIVSPIKSGMVIVDQQRAHQRVLYEQFLTNMTVHQASSQQLLFPLNLYFSSSEMELIDELKLSLVNTGFVFEDTNDDHVVISGIPVNVTESEVSMLLEQLLNDLQDGIPENSFSQNDTIAKSMAKSLAVKTGTSLTVKEQENLVNGLFACKDPNVSPFQKPTFITMRVEDIDKKFAV; encoded by the coding sequence ATGTCGAGTATCATCCAATTACTTCCTGATCATGTTGCTAACCAAATCGCTGCGGGTGAAGTGGTTCAAAGACCGGCTTCGGTGGTGAAAGAATTGCTTGAAAATGCTGTTGATGCTAATGCAACGGATATTAAGTTAATTATAAAAGATGCCGGGAAATCATTGGTTCAGGTAATTGATAATGGAAAAGGAATGAATGTAACCGATGCACGGTTGTGTTTTGAGCGTCATGCTACTTCCAAAATTCGCCATGCCGAAGATTTGTTTAGTTTGCATACCAAAGGTTTTCGTGGTGAAGCTTTGGCTTCTATTGCGGCGATTGCCCATGTGGAAATGAAAACCAAACAGGATCAGGAAGAACTGGGGACGCAAATTGTAATCGAAGGAAGTAAATTTGTTTCTCAGGAATCGGCTGTGTTGCCTAAAGGGACTTCGTTTGCCGTTAAAAATTTGTTTTTCAATATTCCTGCCCGACGTAATTTCTTAAAGTCGGATACGGTGGAATACCGACATATTATTGATGAATTTCAGCGTGTGGCTTTGGCACATTCCAATATTCATTTTACGTTTTATCATAATGGCAGTGAAATGTATAATTTACCCATTTCGACCTTAAGACAACGTGTGGTGAATGTTTTTTCGGGGAAAACTAACGAGAAATTAGTTCCCGTTCAGGAAGATACTGAAATTGTAACGGTTCAGGGATTTGTCAGCAAACCTGAATTTGCTAAAAAAAACAGGGGAGAACAGTTTTTCTTTGTCAATGACCGATTTATAAAAAGTGGTTATTTGCATCATGCGGTGATGGCTGCTTATGACGGAATTTTAAAAGACGGAACCCAACCGAGTTATTTCCTGTATTTGACAGTTCCTGCGAACTCTATCGATATCAATATTCATCCTACCAAAACTGAAATCAAGTTTGATGATGAAAGTGCTTTGTATGCTATTTTAAGGGCTTCGATAAAACACAGTTTGGGGCAGTTTAATGTGGCACCTGTTTTGGATTTCGAAAGAGATGCTAATTTGGATACGCCTTATCATTATAAAGATATGGAAGGAGCTATGCCTACCATTCAGGTGGATAGTACTTTTAATCCGTTTTCGGATGATAAAGTCAATAAGCATTATGCTGGTTCTAATTTAAGTTCAGCTTCGACTTCTGCATACAAAAAACCGGCAGCTACAGCCAGTTGGGAAAGTTTATATGTGGGGTTAAAGCAAGAGCCTGAATTCACAACGGAAACCGAAAGCACCGAATTTTCATTCGAAAGTGAAGAAGTTACGGGTTCGTTATTTAATGACGAAGAAGTAGAACACGCCGTTCAGAATGTATATCAAATTCATAAAAAATATATTGTTTCTCCGATTAAATCTGGAATGGTAATTGTGGATCAGCAACGCGCACATCAGAGGGTTTTGTACGAACAATTTTTGACGAATATGACGGTGCATCAGGCATCGAGCCAGCAGTTGTTGTTTCCGTTGAATTTGTATTTTTCGTCAAGCGAAATGGAATTAATTGATGAATTGAAGCTTTCCCTTGTCAATACAGGATTTGTTTTTGAAGATACTAATGATGATCATGTGGTGATTTCAGGAATTCCGGTAAATGTTACCGAGAGTGAGGTTTCAATGCTTTTAGAACAGTTACTGAACGATTTGCAGGATGGAATTCCGGAGAATAGTTTTAGTCAAAATGATACTATTGCCAAGTCTATGGCAAAGAGTTTAGCCGTGAAAACAGGAACAAGTTTAACCGTTAAGGAACAGGAAAATTTAGTAAATGGTCTTTTTGCCTGTAAAGACCCTAATGTATCGCCTTTTCAAAAACCAACTTTCATCACCATGCGTGTGGAAGATATAGATAAAAAATTTGCAGTATGA
- a CDS encoding rhomboid family intramembrane serine protease — translation MMNVTETVKQLLIINILFFIGTLIVGNPAYEILAMYFPENQEFHGWQVISHMFMHGSFMHIFFNMFALYSFGSALEHFWGSQKFLFFYISCGLGAALLHTGINYYYFNDAISILGEQGFQKTEILKLLNEGKIDTRWQSILTASEYQNFISAFVGTVVGASGAIYGIVVAFAFMFPNAELALLFIPVPIKAKYFVPGLVLIDLYLGVSGQSIFGGTGIAHFAHVGGALFGFLIMWYWKKNEFNSNRWN, via the coding sequence ATGATGAATGTTACCGAAACAGTAAAACAATTATTGATAATAAATATTCTGTTTTTTATAGGAACTCTAATAGTAGGTAATCCAGCTTACGAGATATTGGCAATGTATTTTCCCGAAAATCAGGAATTTCATGGTTGGCAAGTTATCTCGCACATGTTTATGCACGGTAGCTTTATGCACATTTTCTTCAATATGTTTGCCTTGTATTCATTTGGTTCTGCGTTGGAACATTTTTGGGGAAGTCAAAAATTTCTTTTCTTTTATATTTCTTGTGGTTTAGGAGCTGCTTTATTGCATACAGGGATTAATTATTACTATTTTAATGATGCCATCAGTATATTAGGAGAACAGGGTTTTCAAAAAACAGAGATTTTAAAATTGTTGAATGAAGGAAAAATTGATACACGATGGCAATCGATTTTAACAGCATCAGAATATCAGAATTTTATTAGTGCTTTTGTAGGCACTGTTGTAGGAGCGTCCGGTGCTATTTATGGAATTGTTGTAGCTTTTGCTTTTATGTTTCCAAATGCAGAGTTGGCTTTGCTATTTATTCCTGTACCAATAAAAGCCAAGTATTTTGTACCGGGTTTGGTTTTAATCGATTTGTATTTGGGAGTATCCGGACAATCAATTTTTGGAGGAACTGGAATTGCTCATTTTGCACATGTAGGAGGTGCTTTGTTTGGTTTCTTAATCATGTGGTATTGGAAGAAAAATGAGTTTAACAGCAACCGTTGGAATTAA
- a CDS encoding rhomboid family intramembrane serine protease yields the protein MNILDDLKLQYKLGGIANRLIYWNVACFLISLLFFYQFQAGSFAYPSWILLSTSPEDFIYNPWTFLTYAFFHDGFWHLVFNMIVLNFSSQLFLTFFNQKQFLGLYLLSAVFAGIVFVTTYYLMNISAPIVGASAAIMAILVAVTTYQPLMQVRLLLVGNVKLWHITAVLLILDLMQLRLENMGGHISHLAGAFFGFVYIKVLQNGTDMSLLITRIIDFFVNSFRKSPSTPFKKVHKNYSRQPVEKRASRIVTKDKVQQQIDEILDKISQSGYDSLTKEEKDFLFKSGK from the coding sequence ATGAATATTCTAGACGACTTAAAATTGCAATACAAACTTGGAGGAATCGCTAATAGATTAATCTATTGGAATGTAGCTTGCTTTTTGATTTCGTTGCTTTTTTTCTATCAGTTTCAAGCTGGTTCGTTTGCTTATCCTTCCTGGATTTTGTTGTCAACTTCTCCCGAAGACTTTATTTATAATCCATGGACATTTTTGACTTATGCTTTTTTTCACGATGGATTTTGGCATTTGGTTTTTAATATGATTGTTTTGAATTTTTCAAGTCAGTTGTTTTTAACTTTTTTCAATCAGAAACAGTTTTTAGGCTTGTACCTTTTGAGTGCTGTTTTTGCAGGAATTGTTTTTGTGACAACTTATTATTTGATGAATATTAGTGCGCCTATTGTAGGTGCTTCGGCGGCAATTATGGCAATATTGGTTGCTGTTACCACTTACCAGCCCTTAATGCAAGTACGTTTATTATTGGTAGGGAATGTAAAATTATGGCACATTACAGCAGTCTTGCTTATACTAGATTTGATGCAATTGCGTTTGGAAAATATGGGCGGTCATATTTCGCATTTGGCGGGTGCTTTTTTTGGTTTTGTTTATATCAAGGTTTTACAAAACGGAACCGATATGAGTTTGCTAATTACCAGAATTATTGATTTTTTCGTCAATAGTTTTAGAAAATCGCCATCGACACCTTTTAAAAAAGTACATAAAAATTATTCAAGGCAGCCTGTTGAAAAACGTGCTTCCAGAATTGTAACAAAAGATAAAGTTCAGCAACAAATTGACGAGATTTTGGATAAAATCAGTCAGTCAGGCTATGATAGTTTAACAAAAGAAGAGAAAGATTTTTTATTCAAATCAGGGAAATAA
- a CDS encoding endonuclease/exonuclease/phosphatase family protein, with product MKKLSWFNRGMFSLNILLIALTFIAYVLPFLSPKIFPLLSVLTLFMPLFFIFNTLFFLYWAIQFKKRMMLSGLVLLMGITFINKFYKFSNKEYPETDKDFVVMSYNVRLFNLFKWQDKSDIPETILEFINDKNPDILCVQEYSNSAQVDLKVYPHRAIFMEGKQIKTGQAIFSKFPIIEQGKISFPNSNNNVVYADIKKGKDIIRVYNMQLQSIKISPDVNEISENIDVINKQKSQMLFIRISKAFKQQQQQAEILKESIRECKYPLIICGDMNNSAFSYVYRIIKGSLKDGFEEAGKGFGQTYRFKYYPARIDYIFADRIMKVKKFETFPEFDNSDHYPIMAKLSLD from the coding sequence ATGAAAAAGCTTTCGTGGTTTAACAGGGGAATGTTTTCTTTAAATATCCTTTTGATAGCCCTTACTTTTATCGCTTATGTTTTGCCATTTTTGTCACCGAAGATTTTTCCTCTTTTATCGGTGCTGACTTTGTTTATGCCTTTGTTTTTTATATTTAATACTCTTTTTTTTCTGTATTGGGCCATTCAATTCAAAAAGAGGATGATGCTATCGGGCTTGGTTTTGCTAATGGGGATTACTTTTATTAATAAATTCTATAAATTTTCGAATAAAGAGTATCCTGAAACCGATAAGGATTTTGTAGTAATGAGCTACAATGTGCGCTTGTTTAATTTGTTTAAATGGCAAGATAAATCAGATATTCCGGAGACTATTTTAGAATTTATAAATGATAAAAACCCCGATATTTTATGTGTTCAGGAGTATTCTAATTCAGCTCAAGTTGATTTGAAAGTGTATCCGCACCGTGCTATTTTTATGGAAGGAAAGCAAATAAAAACCGGGCAGGCTATTTTTTCGAAATTCCCAATTATTGAGCAGGGTAAAATTTCTTTTCCCAATTCGAATAACAACGTAGTTTATGCCGATATTAAGAAAGGTAAGGATATTATAAGGGTTTACAATATGCAGCTACAGTCAATCAAGATTTCGCCCGATGTTAATGAGATTTCGGAGAATATAGATGTGATTAATAAGCAAAAATCCCAAATGTTGTTTATTCGAATAAGCAAGGCTTTCAAACAGCAACAACAGCAAGCCGAAATTTTAAAAGAAAGTATCAGAGAATGTAAATATCCGCTTATTATTTGTGGGGATATGAACAATAGTGCTTTCTCTTATGTGTATCGCATCATTAAAGGCAGTTTAAAAGATGGATTTGAAGAAGCCGGAAAAGGTTTTGGGCAAACCTATCGTTTTAAGTATTATCCTGCCCGTATAGACTATATTTTTGCCGACAGAATAATGAAGGTCAAAAAGTTTGAAACCTTCCCTGAATTCGATAATTCCGATCATTATCCGATTATGGCAAAGCTTTCGTTGGATTAG
- a CDS encoding WbqC family protein: MKTLLHPSYFPSISHFVAMLQSESIVFEMEDNFQKQTNRNRTYIYSPNGIQLLNIPIKHSKTSHQKTKDIQIENDFDWQKQHFKSLEAAYRSSPFFEFFEDDFVPFFEKKHTFLMDLNLEAFEIISKCMRTKFDFETTTEYFHEVDSNEIQDYRFLVNGKKDTSVFEPYTQVFDDKFGFINNLSILDLLFNEGKFTVDYLKTQHLVIR; encoded by the coding sequence ATGAAAACCCTATTACATCCCTCCTATTTCCCGTCGATTAGTCATTTTGTTGCCATGCTGCAATCAGAAAGTATCGTCTTTGAAATGGAAGATAATTTCCAAAAACAAACCAATAGAAACCGCACTTATATTTATAGCCCTAACGGAATCCAGCTCCTAAATATCCCTATAAAACATTCCAAAACGAGCCATCAAAAAACCAAAGACATTCAGATAGAAAACGATTTTGACTGGCAGAAACAACATTTTAAATCTCTGGAAGCCGCTTACAGAAGCTCTCCTTTCTTTGAATTTTTCGAAGATGATTTTGTGCCTTTTTTCGAAAAGAAACACACTTTCCTGATGGATTTGAATCTGGAAGCATTCGAGATTATCTCCAAATGTATGCGTACTAAATTCGATTTTGAAACTACTACCGAATATTTTCATGAAGTAGATTCAAATGAAATTCAGGATTATCGTTTTTTAGTAAACGGAAAAAAAGACACTTCTGTATTCGAACCTTACACTCAGGTTTTTGATGATAAATTTGGTTTCATCAACAACTTAAGTATTCTAGATTTACTTTTTAACGAAGGAAAATTTACTGTAGATTATCTAAAAACACAGCATTTAGTTATTCGATAA
- the lepB gene encoding signal peptidase I — MTLTQWFIFFLVIQVVHFLGTWKLYKAAGRKSWEAAIPIYNAIVLMKIIKRPTWWTLLLFIPIINLIMFPVIWLETLRNFGKRSQLDTILGILTCGLYIYYINYTQKLEYNKERSIHPKSKTGDTISSLLFAIIVATLVHTYIIQPYTIPTASLEKTLLIGDFLFVSKFNYGARVPMTTVAAPMVHDTIPFFNIKSYFSKPQLPYLRFPGYQKINNNDIVVFNWPTDTLFNMYLPADKKHYKPIDKKTNYVKRCVGIPGDSLEIKNGIVFINGKELILPERAKTQYSYKAVYDGKTPIDFEYLLKELNATDGASFINSSRDTLIIYALTFSGAEKLKKVPGITSVSRVINNGSEDGIFPDFKDQKPSVTNNWSNDNFGPIYIPKEGETVNLDLKSLVFYKKIISEYEGNTLNIKDNIIYINNKKVTTYTFKQNYYWMMGDNRHNSLDARYFGYTPEDHIVGKPIFIWMSWDSNAKGLNKIRWNRIFTTVNGEGQPQSYFKIFLILLTVFFVGEYFWKKRKEKNTTYSRMFKS; from the coding sequence ATGACACTAACCCAGTGGTTTATTTTCTTTCTCGTAATTCAAGTAGTTCATTTTTTAGGAACTTGGAAATTATACAAAGCCGCTGGTAGAAAAAGCTGGGAAGCAGCAATACCAATATATAATGCTATAGTGCTAATGAAAATTATTAAACGTCCAACCTGGTGGACATTATTACTTTTCATTCCCATTATAAACCTGATTATGTTTCCTGTTATTTGGCTAGAAACATTAAGAAATTTTGGAAAACGCAGTCAGTTAGACACTATCTTAGGAATTCTAACATGCGGATTATATATCTATTACATCAATTATACTCAAAAATTAGAGTATAATAAAGAAAGAAGCATACATCCTAAAAGCAAAACTGGAGATACAATAAGCTCTCTATTATTTGCTATTATTGTAGCAACTTTAGTGCATACTTATATTATTCAACCATATACAATTCCTACAGCATCATTAGAAAAAACCCTATTAATAGGCGATTTTTTATTTGTAAGTAAGTTTAATTATGGCGCTAGAGTCCCAATGACAACAGTTGCTGCACCAATGGTTCACGACACTATACCTTTCTTTAACATTAAATCATATTTTTCTAAACCTCAACTTCCCTATTTAAGATTTCCTGGTTATCAAAAAATAAATAATAATGATATTGTTGTTTTTAATTGGCCCACAGATACTTTGTTTAACATGTATCTTCCTGCTGATAAAAAACATTATAAACCTATTGATAAAAAAACAAATTATGTAAAACGCTGTGTAGGAATTCCTGGCGACAGTCTGGAGATAAAAAATGGAATTGTTTTTATCAATGGAAAAGAATTGATTTTACCTGAAAGAGCAAAAACACAGTACTCCTACAAAGCAGTTTATGATGGTAAAACACCAATAGATTTCGAATATTTATTAAAAGAATTAAATGCAACTGACGGAGCCTCTTTTATAAATAGCTCAAGAGACACTTTAATAATATACGCATTAACTTTTTCCGGAGCGGAAAAATTGAAAAAAGTCCCTGGAATTACTTCTGTAAGCAGAGTAATTAACAACGGTTCTGAAGACGGAATATTTCCTGATTTTAAGGACCAAAAACCTTCTGTAACAAACAATTGGTCTAATGATAATTTTGGTCCGATTTACATTCCAAAAGAAGGAGAAACAGTAAATTTAGATTTAAAATCTTTAGTATTCTATAAAAAAATTATTTCTGAATACGAAGGAAACACTCTAAATATAAAAGACAACATAATTTATATAAATAATAAAAAAGTAACGACATATACATTTAAACAAAATTATTACTGGATGATGGGTGACAATCGCCATAATTCACTAGATGCACGTTATTTTGGCTATACACCCGAAGATCATATCGTAGGAAAACCAATATTTATCTGGATGAGTTGGGATTCTAATGCAAAAGGATTAAACAAGATACGGTGGAACAGAATTTTTACAACCGTTAATGGTGAAGGTCAACCACAATCTTATTTTAAAATATTCCTAATTCTATTGACCGTTTTCTTTGTAGGAGAATATTTTTGGAAAAAAAGAAAAGAGAAAAACACAACATATAGCCGAATGTTTAAAAGTTAA
- the lepB gene encoding signal peptidase I, with product MTLYQWFVFFLIIQVVHFLGTWKLYEAAGRKKWEAAIPVYNAIVLMKIINRPTWWTLLLFIPIINLIMFPVIWVETLRSFGKRSQLDTILGVVTCGLYIYYINYTQKLDYIKERSLHPKNKTADTVSSLLFAIIVATFVHTYFVQPYTIPTSSLEKSLLIGDFLFVSKVNYGARVPMTTVALPMVHDSIPMTKRKSYLSFPQLPYLRLPGIEDKIERADIVVFNWPVDTVHYFFEQKGKPGVIKPIDKKSNYVKRCVGIPGDSLAIKDGTIYINGKVLQLPERAKPQFSYAVGIDTKNPPVDFENLLRELDVTDGVAINEAKDTLYFRALTAASAERLRNTAGITIVKQQIAKNVEPSIFPNINKWNQDNLGPIYIPEAGKTVALTLESLPFYKRIITDYEKDENGNKNDLKVTGNEIRLNGKVVNSYTFKQNYYWMMGDNRHNSEDSRYWGYVPADHIVGKPVFIWMSWDANGKGINKVRWDRVFTTVNGEGQPQSYFKIFLILLAAFFVGEYFWKKRKEKNNI from the coding sequence ATGACACTATATCAATGGTTTGTGTTTTTTCTCATTATTCAAGTTGTTCATTTTTTAGGAACTTGGAAATTATATGAAGCAGCAGGAAGAAAAAAATGGGAAGCTGCAATACCTGTATATAACGCTATTGTTCTGATGAAAATCATTAACCGACCTACTTGGTGGACTTTATTGCTTTTTATACCAATTATCAACCTGATTATGTTTCCGGTTATTTGGGTAGAAACATTAAGGAGTTTTGGAAAGCGCTCTCAATTAGATACTATTTTAGGAGTGGTAACTTGCGGATTATATATTTATTACATCAATTACACTCAAAAATTAGACTACATCAAAGAAAGAAGTCTTCATCCTAAAAACAAAACAGCCGATACGGTAAGTTCACTATTATTCGCAATAATTGTTGCTACTTTTGTACATACTTATTTTGTACAACCTTATACCATTCCAACTTCTTCATTAGAAAAATCATTACTCATAGGCGATTTTCTTTTTGTAAGCAAGGTAAATTATGGAGCCAGAGTTCCTATGACAACAGTTGCTTTGCCGATGGTTCATGACTCTATTCCAATGACCAAAAGAAAATCCTACCTGAGTTTTCCGCAATTGCCTTATTTAAGATTACCCGGAATTGAAGACAAAATTGAACGCGCAGACATTGTTGTTTTTAACTGGCCTGTTGACACCGTGCATTACTTTTTTGAGCAAAAAGGAAAACCTGGAGTGATTAAACCTATTGATAAAAAATCCAACTATGTAAAAAGATGCGTAGGTATTCCGGGAGACAGTTTGGCTATAAAAGACGGCACTATCTACATTAACGGAAAAGTATTACAACTGCCTGAACGTGCAAAACCTCAATTTTCTTATGCAGTAGGAATAGACACTAAAAATCCACCTGTTGATTTTGAAAACCTATTAAGAGAATTGGATGTTACCGATGGAGTAGCTATAAACGAAGCAAAAGACACCTTATATTTTAGAGCATTAACTGCTGCAAGTGCCGAAAGATTAAGAAATACAGCCGGAATAACTATTGTAAAACAACAAATCGCAAAGAATGTTGAACCAAGCATTTTTCCAAATATCAACAAATGGAATCAGGATAATTTAGGCCCTATTTATATCCCGGAAGCAGGAAAAACAGTAGCGCTTACTTTAGAGAGTTTGCCCTTTTACAAAAGAATCATTACTGATTATGAAAAAGACGAAAACGGAAACAAAAACGACTTAAAAGTTACCGGGAACGAAATCCGCTTGAATGGGAAAGTCGTAAACAGCTATACTTTCAAACAAAACTACTATTGGATGATGGGTGATAATCGACACAACTCAGAAGATAGCCGTTACTGGGGTTATGTACCCGCAGATCACATTGTAGGGAAACCTGTTTTTATCTGGATGAGTTGGGATGCGAATGGTAAAGGAATCAACAAAGTGCGTTGGGACAGAGTTTTCACTACTGTAAATGGCGAAGGTCAACCACAATCGTATTTCAAAATTTTCTTAATTCTATTGGCAGCGTTCTTCGTTGGAGAATATTTTTGGAAAAAGAGAAAAGAGAAAAACAATATCTAG
- the dapB gene encoding 4-hydroxy-tetrahydrodipicolinate reductase yields MKIALLGYGKMGQVIERIALERGHEIVLKKDEFNTYDGLATADVAIDFSVPMAAVDNISACFNNNVPVVSGTTGWLDRYDEMIALCAAKNGGFISSSNFSLGVNLFFGLNEYLAKMMANIDGYKVTMEEIHHIHKLDAPSGTAISLAQGVIENSDYKNWTLEQAKENEIHIEAVRTGEVPGTHTVTYDSGIDSIEIKHTAHNREGFALGAVIAAEWLAGKQGIFSMRDVLNIQ; encoded by the coding sequence ATGAAAATCGCGCTTTTAGGATACGGAAAAATGGGTCAGGTAATTGAAAGAATTGCTCTGGAGAGAGGTCATGAAATTGTTTTGAAAAAAGACGAATTCAACACCTACGACGGACTTGCAACTGCTGATGTTGCAATTGATTTTAGCGTTCCTATGGCTGCTGTAGATAATATTTCGGCCTGTTTCAACAACAATGTACCGGTAGTTTCAGGAACAACCGGCTGGTTAGACCGTTACGACGAAATGATTGCTTTGTGCGCAGCAAAAAACGGTGGTTTTATTTCTAGCTCTAACTTTAGCTTAGGAGTAAATTTGTTTTTTGGTCTAAACGAATATTTAGCTAAAATGATGGCTAACATCGATGGATACAAGGTAACTATGGAAGAAATTCACCATATCCACAAACTGGATGCTCCAAGTGGAACTGCTATTTCATTGGCTCAGGGGGTTATCGAAAACAGCGATTACAAAAACTGGACATTAGAGCAGGCTAAAGAAAACGAAATTCATATTGAAGCGGTTCGTACCGGAGAAGTTCCTGGGACGCACACTGTAACTTATGATTCCGGTATTGACAGCATCGAAATCAAACATACGGCTCACAACCGTGAAGGATTTGCACTTGGAGCTGTAATTGCAGCCGAATGGTTAGCCGGAAAACAGGGGATTTTCAGTATGCGTGATGTTCTTAACATTCAATAA